Proteins encoded in a region of the Microtus ochrogaster isolate Prairie Vole_2 chromosome 19, MicOch1.0, whole genome shotgun sequence genome:
- the Cmbl gene encoding carboxymethylenebutenolidase homolog has product MANEANPCPCDIGHKLEYGGMGQEVQVEHIKAYITKSPEDTGKAVIVVQDIYGWQLPNTRYMADMIAGNGYTTIVPDFFVGREPWDPAADWSTFPEWIKSRSAREVNREVEAVLRYLKQKCHSQKIGIVGFCWGGAVVHHVMLRYPEVRAGVSVYGIIKDSEDVYNLKNPTLFIFAENDAVIPLEQVSVLTQKLKKHCIVNYQVKTFSGQTHGFVHRKREDCSPADKPYIEEARRNLIEWFNKYM; this is encoded by the exons ATGGCTAACGAAGCTAACCCCTGTCCGTGTGACATTGGTCACAAGCTAGAGTATGGTGGCATGGGCCAGGAAGTTCAGGTCGAGCACATCAAGGCATACATCACCAAGTCCCCCGAGGATACAGGTAAAGCTGTGATTGTCGTCCAGGATATATATGGCTGGCAGCTGCCCAACACCCGGTATATGGCCGACATGATTGCTGGAAATGGATACAC AACCATTGTCCCAGACTTCTTTGTGGGGCGAGAACCATGGGACCCAGCTGCTGACTGGTCCACCTTCCCTGAGTGGATAAAATCAAGAAGTGCCAGAGAAGTCAATCG agaGGTAGAGGCTGTCCTGAGGTATCTGAAACAAAAGTGTCACTCCCAGAAGATTGGCATTGTAGGCTTCTGCTGGGGGGGTGCCGTTGTGCACCACGTGATGCTGAGATACCCGGAAGTCAGGGCTGGGGTGTCTGTTTATG GCATCATCAAAGACAGTGAAGATGTTTATAATTTGAAGAACCCGACGTTGTTCATTTTTGCGGAAAATGATGCCGTGATCCCACTTGAGCAG gtCTCCGTGCTGACTCAGAAACTGAAAAAACACTGCATAGTTAATTACCAAGTTAAAACATTTTCTGGGCAAACTCATGGCTTTGTGCATCGGAAGAGAGAAGACTGTTCCCCTGCCGACAAGCCCTACATTGAGGAGGCGAGGAGGAATCTCATCGAGTGGTTCAACAAGTACATGTAA